The Primulina tabacum isolate GXHZ01 chromosome 7, ASM2559414v2, whole genome shotgun sequence genome includes a window with the following:
- the LOC142550494 gene encoding uncharacterized protein LOC142550494, whose product MDKEIIPSTKKKYYDLVMSKSENSGCEIKIPRKVENPGENVENSGGNHVNSGPVNSVVQNIRINSQASGIRIQNIRINSQDSGIRIVNHVNSCPVNSVVQNIQIGGQNSRVSSGGGGFGEAAVNILDGIVAIVYCTTVVYLALKFGQGVDRWKKDGFSIKFEPKIIWVRGKQVFFREKEDVDEEVRVLTEINGENTKDIAKLHAPVPLFICYEILDYDSAVLRIL is encoded by the exons ATGGATAAAGAAATAATCCCTTCAACCAAGAAGAAATACTATGATCTCGTGATGAGTAAATCTGAAAACTCTGGTTGTGAAATCAAAATTCCACGGAAGGTTGAGAACCCCGGTGAAAATGTGGAGAATTCTGGAGGTAATCATGTCAATTCTGGCCCCGTGAATTCTGTAGTCCAGAATATTCGGATTAATTCTCAAGCCTCTGGTATCCGGATCCAGAATATTCGGATTAATTCTCAAGATTCTGGTATCCGGATCGTTAATCATGTGAATTCTTGCCCCGTAAATTCGGTAGTCCAGAATATTCAGATTGGAGGCCAGAATAGCCGTGTCTCCAGTGGTGGTGGTGGTTTTGGAGAAGCAGCGGTGAATATATTGGATGGAATCGTCGCAATAGTTTACTGCACTACGGTTGTTTACTTAGCTTTGAAGTTCGGCCAGGGGGTCGACAGGTGGAAAAAAGATGGTTTCTCAATAAAGTTCGAACCCAAAATAATTTGGGTTCGAGGCAAG CAAGTTTTTTTTAGGGAAAAGGAAGATGTAGATGAGGAAGTTCGAGTTCTTACTGAAATCAATGGAGAAAATACAAAAGACATTGCCAAGCTTCACGCTCCAGTACCTTTATTTATCTGCTATGAGATTCTGGATTATGATTCGGCTGTCTTGCGTATTTTGTGA